A genome region from Chryseobacterium sp. G0186 includes the following:
- the hemB gene encoding porphobilinogen synthase: MIHSRNRRLRVNESIRSLVRENVLTTDDFVMPIFVMEGENKQEAIPSMPGIFRRSIDLTVKECKELFSLGVKAVNLYMKVSEHLKDNTGKESWNKDGLMQNTIKAIKDAVPGMIVMPDVALDPYSIYGHDGIIENGKILNDATNDALARMSVSHAEAGADLVAPSDMMDGRVLVIREALEESGFTDVGIVSYAAKYASSFYGPFRSALDSAPKDDMEIPKDKKTYQMDFHNTREALNEVYKDIDEGADVIMIKPGLPYLDIVSKVREAIDLPIAVYNVSGEYAMVKAAVEKGWLDNDKTIIESLTCFKRAGADMIFTYFAKEAAMILNK, translated from the coding sequence ATGATACATTCAAGAAATAGAAGACTTAGAGTTAATGAATCTATCAGAAGTTTGGTAAGAGAAAATGTGCTTACAACTGATGATTTTGTAATGCCTATCTTCGTAATGGAGGGCGAAAACAAGCAGGAGGCGATCCCGTCTATGCCGGGAATTTTTAGGCGGAGTATAGATTTAACAGTGAAGGAATGTAAGGAATTATTTTCTTTGGGCGTAAAAGCTGTCAATTTGTACATGAAAGTGTCAGAACATCTGAAAGACAATACAGGAAAAGAATCTTGGAACAAGGACGGATTGATGCAAAATACAATCAAGGCAATTAAAGATGCCGTACCGGGAATGATCGTTATGCCTGATGTAGCTCTGGATCCTTATTCAATCTACGGACACGACGGAATCATTGAAAACGGAAAGATTTTAAATGATGCTACCAACGATGCATTGGCAAGAATGTCAGTATCCCATGCCGAAGCAGGAGCTGATCTTGTGGCACCAAGTGACATGATGGATGGCAGAGTTTTGGTGATCCGTGAAGCCTTGGAGGAAAGTGGATTTACAGATGTAGGAATTGTAAGCTATGCTGCCAAATATGCAAGTTCTTTCTATGGGCCTTTCAGAAGTGCCTTAGACAGTGCTCCAAAAGATGATATGGAAATTCCAAAAGATAAAAAAACTTATCAGATGGACTTCCACAATACCCGTGAAGCATTGAACGAGGTGTATAAGGATATTGATGAAGGGGCAGATGTAATTATGATTAAGCCGGGACTTCCTTATCTGGATATTGTTTCCAAGGTACGTGAGGCAATTGATCTTCCGATCGCTGTTTATAACGTAAGTGGAGAATATGCCATGGTAAAAGCTGCTGTTGAAAAAGGATGGTTGGATAATGATAAAACAATCATTGAAAGCCTTACCTGTTTCAAAAGAGCCGGAGCAGATATGATCTTCACTTATTTTGCTAAGGAAGCAGCAATGATTTTAAATAAATAA
- a CDS encoding T9SS type A sorting domain-containing protein: protein MKKLLLLILFVGTFVGFSNNLQAQLREPSSITQKADDGVLLAYPNPAKDFLIIKAKDSSLRIKSVTFYSILGMQVANYTVNMNSGEINIEKLKPGKYMIRYILSDNTQKVTQIVKQ, encoded by the coding sequence ATGAAAAAACTTTTACTTTTAATTCTATTTGTAGGCACTTTTGTTGGATTTTCCAACAATTTACAAGCTCAGCTTAGAGAGCCGAGTTCCATCACTCAGAAAGCAGATGATGGGGTATTGCTTGCCTATCCAAATCCTGCAAAGGATTTCCTTATCATTAAGGCAAAAGATTCTTCTTTAAGAATCAAAAGTGTGACTTTTTATTCTATTTTGGGTATGCAGGTCGCTAATTATACTGTAAATATGAATTCCGGTGAGATTAATATTGAAAAATTGAAACCCGGAAAATACATGATTCGCTATATTTTAAGTGACAACACACAGAAAGTTACTCAAATCGTGAAACAATAA
- a CDS encoding ABC transporter ATP-binding protein, whose amino-acid sequence MLKAEHIKKTYNAGKKVALDDFSIHVPKGSIYGLLGPNGAGKTSFIRIINQITQADSGDIFINGEKLNSNHIRNIGYMPEERGLYKNMSVGDQILYFGELKGMSKNDALNEAKKWFEKLNIDQWWKKKLSELSKGMAQKIQFVVTVLHRPHLLILDEPFSGFDPVNANLIKDQIIDLKNNGTTIILSTHRMESVEEMCDYVALISNSKKIIDGRVFDVREKFKKNIFGITLSEVNGEQLEGFKNKYEIFNVSNENNLVSFDLKNEADQNNILLDLVHVGKVRSFDERIPSMNEVFINAVSNHS is encoded by the coding sequence ATGCTAAAAGCTGAACATATTAAAAAGACCTATAATGCCGGAAAAAAGGTCGCACTGGATGACTTCAGCATCCATGTTCCAAAAGGCAGTATTTATGGTCTTTTAGGACCTAACGGAGCCGGAAAAACTTCTTTTATCCGTATCATCAATCAAATTACCCAGGCAGACTCAGGCGATATCTTTATCAATGGAGAAAAGCTGAATTCCAATCATATCAGGAATATCGGTTATATGCCTGAGGAACGAGGATTGTATAAGAACATGAGTGTGGGGGATCAGATTCTTTATTTTGGGGAACTGAAAGGAATGAGCAAGAATGACGCCCTGAATGAAGCAAAGAAATGGTTTGAAAAGCTAAACATTGACCAATGGTGGAAGAAAAAGCTTTCTGAATTATCTAAAGGGATGGCACAAAAGATTCAGTTTGTGGTAACAGTGTTGCACAGACCTCATCTTTTAATTCTGGATGAGCCTTTCTCCGGATTTGATCCCGTAAATGCCAACCTGATTAAAGACCAAATCATTGATCTTAAAAATAACGGAACTACAATCATACTATCTACCCACAGAATGGAGAGTGTGGAAGAGATGTGTGACTATGTAGCTTTAATCAGCAATTCTAAAAAGATTATTGACGGAAGAGTCTTTGATGTAAGAGAGAAATTCAAGAAAAATATTTTTGGAATTACTCTCTCCGAAGTTAACGGTGAACAACTTGAAGGTTTTAAAAATAAGTATGAAATTTTCAATGTATCCAACGAAAATAATCTGGTGTCTTTTGACCTGAAAAATGAAGCTGATCAGAATAACATCCTTCTTGATCTTGTACATGTTGGTAAGGTGAGATCATTTGACGAAAGGATTCCTAGTATGAATGAGGTGTTTATTAATGCTGTAAGTAACCATTCTTAA